The sequence TTACAAGATAAAATTCTAAAAAAGAGTTTAAATAATAGTGTTGCAAAAACTGATATAGACTTATTATCCCAAAACTCAATTCCGGCCTTAGATTCTATTTTTCAACTGATAAACGAAGTAAGTAATGAAAATAAGAAATTTGTCATGCAAAAAAAAGAAGAAGCATCACTAGAACTTAATATTGCCCTAATAGGTTTTACCTTTGTGATATTATTTCTTTTTTTCACTTGGCAATACTTTAAAATTAATTTATTTCAACCTCTTAAAATAATTATTAAATATTTAAAAATAATCTTAAATGGTCAAAAAGTTCAAGAGTTAGAATACGATATTCAACGCAATGATGAAGTTGGGATGTTAATTGAAGCTGTTAAAAAGCTACAATCAACAATGCAAGAAGAGATTCGACTAAAAAAGATTCATGAAAAAATGGCTATTACCGATAAATTAACCGGTGCTTTTAATAGACAAATACTGGATCAAGGCATTGATAAAGCAATTGCTCGAGCTGATCGTTATCATGAAGATTTTTCGCTACTATGTTTAGATTTAGATCATTTTAAAAAAGTTAATGATACTTGGGGCCATAATATCGGTGATGAAATATTAAAACAAACTGTTAATGTTGTTAAAAATAATATTAGGTCAGCAGATGTATTAGTAAGATTTGGCGGAGAAGAGTTTGTAGTATTAATGCCTCAAACCAGTCTGCAAAATGCGATTGTTGTTGCTGAGAAAATTAGAATGGCCATTGCTACAACAATTCATCCAATTGCCGGCAGTGTAACGGTCAGTATCGGTGTAGCACAAAAAAATTATAATGAAAAATTTGATTCTTGGTATAAAAGAGGCGATGAAGCTCTTTACAAAGCAAAAAAAACTGGTAGAAATAAAGTTATTGTTGCAACAGCAATAGTAGAGAACGAGAACCCTGTATTAGCATTAACTATTGGTTGGCGGCAAGAATGGGAAAGTGGTAATAGTGAAATTGATTCTCAGCACAAAAAACTCCTAGAAATAGCTAATGATTTATTTGAAAATATAATGGTTTCTAAAGCTGATATGACAATAATAATGGATAAAGTTGAAATAATTTTAACAGAAATTAAAACTCATTTTGCCGCTGAAGAAGTGATATTAAAAAAAATCAACTATAATAACTTCGATGAACATGTTACTTTACATCATGAATTATATGAAAAGGCTTTAATACTAAAACAAGATTATGTATCTGGAAAAGCAAAAACGTCAAAATTAATTGCCTATATTTTAGATGATGTAGTGCTAGAACATATGTTGAGTGAAGATCAAAAATTCTTTCCTTATTTATAATATTATCTCGTTTAGTAAAAGATGATTTGACACAAATATTTTTTTTTGCTAGAATAATAAAAAAATAAGATACGATTAAGGTGCTACAAGTAATTGTAGATAATAGGGAAGTCAGAGCAGTAATATGCATAAGCGCGGGCCCACCACTGTACCGAGGAGAACTTACAATGCCACTTATCGGGAAGGCGTAAGATTTTGTTGATTCGGGAGCCAGGAGACCTGCCTAAATCGTTGAAAACCTTTGTGGACAAAAGGCTTTTTTGGTATATTACCAAAAAAGCCTTTTGTTTTTTATGAAACATTTATATAACAAGGAGATTAAGATGAGTTTATTATTAAATAGTACAAAAGTTATAATCCCCCCTGATGCTGAAGTTATGGATAAGGTCACTAGTATTTTACAAGGTGATAATATTATTAATGGTGATTTAGGTTTGTTAAATGTTATGATTAGAAAATATGCCGGAATTAGAAGAACTATTACACCGCCTTTGACGAAAAATTGTATGGTTGTAACTTGTGCTGATCATGGGGTTGCACAACAAGGAATAAGTGCTTATCCGGTTGAAACAACAGTTCATATGACAGCAAATTATTTAGTTTCTAAAGGTGCAAGTGCGAATGCTTTTGCTAATTATTGTAATGCTGATATGGTTGTAGCAGACATGGGCGTATGTGGAGATTTATCTCATGTCGCTGGTTTACTACATAAAAAAATTGCCTATGGAACTGCTGACTTTACCAAAGGTCCGGCTATGAGCAGGGAACAAGCAATATTAGCAATTGAAACCGGTATTGAAATTGTTAACGAAAAAGTCAAAGAAGGATATAGTTGTTTTAGTTTAGGAGAAATGGGGATTGGAAATACAACCTCATCAGCTGCAATAGTTGGTGCATTTACTAAACTACCTCCGGA comes from Negativicutes bacterium and encodes:
- the cobT gene encoding nicotinate-nucleotide--dimethylbenzimidazole phosphoribosyltransferase encodes the protein MSLLLNSTKVIIPPDAEVMDKVTSILQGDNIINGDLGLLNVMIRKYAGIRRTITPPLTKNCMVVTCADHGVAQQGISAYPVETTVHMTANYLVSKGASANAFANYCNADMVVADMGVCGDLSHVAGLLHKKIAYGTADFTKGPAMSREQAILAIETGIEIVNEKVKEGYSCFSLGEMGIGNTTSSAAIVGAFTKLPPEIVTGRGTGISDSRLEIKIAVVKKGLEINNPDITDGVDVLAKVGGFEIGALAGVVLGAAINKCPVVIDGLNTTASALIANAINPLCKEYIFSSHLSGEPAHIKALDLLNLKPCVDMKVCLGEAIGASVVMELLTCGTKILQNLVNNEVLEEK
- a CDS encoding diguanylate cyclase, whose protein sequence is VGLSSVFLNNAINNNNRANIIWKINSATEPLFASIEGLAFERGRTNVVLSSNEQISINNKNFIINRQAQVDTNIAIALERLNDIDPSLAKILVTDYNNYLKLRNDASAEFDKNSKDRNQLLRREWLRKSTNFMFNIKNIIVSLRKKEQTTDLYNLYQRFQLDCLDFRIYSGYSSSVLTASLSAGDKISTDNYNEFFDTRLKADYIWNHIESEITEFKKENLLIKRDMIYNQYYNSYRPLQDKILKKSLNNSVAKTDIDLLSQNSIPALDSIFQLINEVSNENKKFVMQKKEEASLELNIALIGFTFVILFLFFTWQYFKINLFQPLKIIIKYLKIILNGQKVQELEYDIQRNDEVGMLIEAVKKLQSTMQEEIRLKKIHEKMAITDKLTGAFNRQILDQGIDKAIARADRYHEDFSLLCLDLDHFKKVNDTWGHNIGDEILKQTVNVVKNNIRSADVLVRFGGEEFVVLMPQTSLQNAIVVAEKIRMAIATTIHPIAGSVTVSIGVAQKNYNEKFDSWYKRGDEALYKAKKTGRNKVIVATAIVENENPVLALTIGWRQEWESGNSEIDSQHKKLLEIANDLFENIMVSKADMTIIMDKVEIILTEIKTHFAAEEVILKKINYNNFDEHVTLHHELYEKALILKQDYVSGKAKTSKLIAYILDDVVLEHMLSEDQKFFPYL